The Gossypium hirsutum isolate 1008001.06 chromosome D02, Gossypium_hirsutum_v2.1, whole genome shotgun sequence region AACGAGTTCATTAATTTAACGCATATAAAACTATGGATTTTTCATCATTTGGCAATTTAAACGCACATTGAATCCAAAAAGACAAACACCCTACCTACTGACCACCATCCTCCGAGAACCTACCATCGAAAGGTGTCGATGGGTGGGCGGCGGCAGTTCCCGAACCGTTCTGCAACTCAATCACAAGCCATCTAACAGCTTTACTCATCTGCTCCAAACGGACGGCACTGATGGGGGGCAGGCCAGTCAACCGCTCCGACGAATTCCCGGTGGCTTCATCGACCAAGCACTCGGATCCTATCCTTTGTTTGATTGACTCAACAAACTCCTCAGCTTGATCGCAAGCCAGTCCGAATGTTTCCCATTTTTGTTTAAAGCTTTCCAATGCCGTATCGGTGGATTCCGTCTTTTGGGCAGCCGAAGATCCCTTAGTTTCGAGGACATTAGCTGCTGCTGCAACGAATTCTTGGTAGGCTTTGTTTAAGGAATCTACTATGTTATCCATTACTCGCAGATGGTCGTTGATTGAGAAAGCTGTTTCGGGTTGAGGCGGAATAGAGAATAGTTTTTTTACCAGAGCAGCCCGCCGCCGATCGTGGTAGAGAAAGAGAGCGTAACTAAGAATGATATGGGCCTTTTGTTTGCAATATTTGGGTTTCGTTTTTTGCTATTTGTTTGTGCTTCTTTTGCGTCAGAATACTTCGTTGTTACGGTTTGCTTACAACTGCAAACAATAACGTCACCATGTTCTCACTCGCAAAGGACTCTTCGAGCTCAATTTGCATGTGAGCGAACCCCTTCTTTCTATAGTTTATAAACAAAATGCAAGAGACTTGTCCAAATGATAAGTTGATTCAAAACACCTTTTATTTCAAACAAAGTTTACACCAAAGTATTAGCTATAATAAGTTTTCGTTTTAGGCACTGATAATTGAATTATTCAAAGATTTATATTTAAGTTATCGGATTATTAAGATCAATACTATATGATTTTCTCTATTCGTATTATCTAAAActcaatgatttaaataaaaaattttgattagttcaatagtttaaataaaactttaaaattattcagtgactatattaaattttttttaattaagtaaccaaaacaaaaacttactaataatttagtgactaatatATAGTATTTTTGGGCTTTCTTCGGACCTTTTGTTATAttgattttcataaaaaaaattttaagtttcaaaaaagataaaaaaattataaaaaaattccaaaatttaataaaaaaatataatagtataatataatattttaaaaattataaatcttttatcttttattttgttttgaaagaaATTTTCAAATGTATACGCTGTTAAATTTTTGTGTTATAGTTTGGAATTATCCAGATTAtcaataaagttttaatttaattttaattaattaaaactcgTGAACTCCATCAACTTATTTGTTTTAGGCTTATGTTTGGGCTGATCTTACATGGGACCTGGCCACTGTTTCATTTGCAACTTCCCCCATTTATGAAGTGTTGTTTTActgaaattattgtactaaataTTAGAAGTTATAAACCCCAATATTAaggtattttatttaaataataaattatacatcaaatatacatatgtaataatatttaaattggtGTCGGTTTTATGAAAAGTTTATAAAATCCCATCTGCACCTATACATCTCGTGAAAGTGTCCCACTCACTATGAAAATTGATGAGTATAATATGCTCTAAAGTGAGTATACATATTCAAATATTGATAAGCATAGATTTTGGTACTATACTttctaatgaaaagaaaagggaaaaaataaaagcaaTGAGTAAACTATAATAGag contains the following coding sequences:
- the LOC107944126 gene encoding mediator of RNA polymerase II transcription subunit 32; its protein translation is MDNIVDSLNKAYQEFVAAAANVLETKGSSAAQKTESTDTALESFKQKWETFGLACDQAEEFVESIKQRIGSECLVDEATGNSSERLTGLPPISAVRLEQMSKAVRWLVIELQNGSGTAAAHPSTPFDGRFSEDGGQ